The Triticum dicoccoides isolate Atlit2015 ecotype Zavitan chromosome 6A, WEW_v2.0, whole genome shotgun sequence genome has a window encoding:
- the LOC119318451 gene encoding ankyrin repeat domain-containing protein 13C-like — MEDAARYAHSPAHLAVYRRDHAALRTLVAALPRLPRAGEVTTEAESIAGERVADAVSAVIDRRDVPRRETPLHLAVRLRDPIAADLLMSAGADWSLQNADGWSALQEAVCTREDAIATIIARHYQPLAWAKWCRRLPRVLASVSRIRDFYMEISFHFESSVIPFIGRIAPSDTYRIWKRGAALRADMTLAGFDGFRIQRSDQTFLFLGDGARPEDAGGKELLPGSLIVLSHKDKEITDALEGAGVQPTESEVAHEVALMSKTNMYRPGIDVTQADLVPHVNWRRQERTEAVGQWKAKVYDMLNVLVTVKSRRVPGAMTDEELFAMDGEEKNGRSAELETELDEVLTAEERKQLDSALRGNQEEESDDRAEEGDKGADHLDANGAGKDKKGWFWNGKKGAKNDEKAPKAVSKDESGDAGKGKEKGNGKKKKGGVSSGDSNKLESEYKKGLRPVLWLTPDFPLKTDELIPLLDVLANKVKAVRRLRELLTTKLPTGTFPVKIAIPIVPTIRVIVTFTKFEELQPLDEFATPPTSPTQFQDAKSKDSEGSASWYSWVRGGRGAQSSDSGDSKSWKDEVDPFHIPSEYTWVDATEKKRRMKAKKAKSRRGTARKQSSKSTSSEGGQHPMMDGFE, encoded by the exons ATGGAGGACGCGGCCAGGTACGCGCACAGCCCGGCCCACCTGGCCGTCTACCGGCGGGACCACGCGGCGCTGCGAACCCTCGTCGCGGCCCTCCCCCGCCTGCCACGCGCGGGCGAGGTCACCACCGAGGCGGAGTCGATCGCGGGGGAGCGGGTGGCGGACGCGGTCTCGGCCGTCATCGACCGCCGCGACGTGCCGCGGAGGGAGACCCCTCTGCACCTCGCCGTGCGCCTCCGCGACCCCATCGCCGCCGACCTGCTCATGTCGGCCGGCGCCGACTGGTCGCTGCAGAACGCCGACGGCTGGTCGGCGCTGCAGGAGGCCGTGTGCACGCGCGAGGACGCCATCGCCACCATCATCGCGCGCCATTACCAGCCGCTCGCCTGGGCCAAGTGGTGCCGCCGGCTCCCCCGGGTGCTCGCCTCCGTCTCCCGCATCCGCGACTTCTACATGGAGATCTCCTTCCACTTCGAGTCCTCCGTCATCCCCTTCATCGGCCGCATCGCGCCCTCCGACACCTACCGCATCTGGAAGCGCGGGGCCGCGCTGCGGGCCGACATGACGCTCGCGGGGTTTGACGGCTTCCGCATCCAGCGCTCCGACCAGACGTTCCTGTTCCTGGGCGATGGGGCGCGGCCGGAGGATGCTGGGGGTAAGGAGCTGCTGCCGGGTTCTCTGATAGTGCTGTCTCATAAGGATAAGGAGATCACTGATGCGCTGGAAGGGGCCGGCGTGCAGCCTACGGAGTCGGAGGTGGCTCATGAGGTGGCATTGATGTCCAAGACGAATATGTATCGCCCCGGGATAGACGTCACGCAGGCGGATCTTGTGCCGCACGTGAATTGGCGCCGGCAGGAGAGGACTGAAGCCGTGGGGCAGTGGAAGGCAAAGGTGTACGATATGTTGAATGTTCTGGTGACCGTCAAGTCGAGACGGGTCCCTGGGGCAATGACAGATGAGGAGCTGTTTGCgatggatggcgaggagaaaaatgGGAGGAGCGCAGAGCTTGAAACCGAGTTGGATGAAGTCTTGACTGCCGAGGAGAGGAAGCAGCTTGATTCTGCGTTGAGGGGGAACCAGGAGGAGGAATCCGACGATAGGGCCGAGGAAGGTGACAAAGGGGCTGATCATTTGGATGCAAACGGTGCCGGGAAAGACAAGAAGGGGTGGTTTTGGAACGGCAAGAAAGGTGCCAAGAATGATGAGAAGGCACCCAAGGCAGTGAGCAAGGATGAATCAGGTGATGCAGGGAAGGGAAAGGAGAAGGGCAACggcaagaagaagaagggtggtGTCTCATCTGGGGATTCTAATAAACTCGAAAGTGAGTACAAGAAGGGGTTAAGACCAGTGTTGTGGTTGACACCGGATTTCCCTTTGAAGACGGatgagctgatccctttgctcgatGTACTAGCAAACAAAGTGAAGGCTGTTAGAAGGCTTAGGGAACTCTTGACAACCAAGCTGCCTACAGGCACATTTCCAGTCAAG ATTGCTATCCCTATTGTCCCAACAATACGGGTCATTGTGACATTCACAAAGTTTGAGGAACTACAGCCTCTAGATGAGTTCGCCACCCCACCAACGAGCCCCACGCAGTTCCAGGACGCCAAGTCCAAAGATTCGGAAGGATCTGCGTCATGGTACTCATGGGTCAGAGGGGGCCGTGGTGCGCAGTCTAGCGACAGTGGGGATAGCAAGAGCTGGAAAGATGAGGTCGACCCGTTCCACATACCTTCCGAATACACCTGGGTCGACGCCACCGAGAAGAAACGTAGGATGAAGGCAAAGAAAGCCAAGAGCAGGCGTGGCACAGCCCGGAAACAGTCGTCGAAAAGCACCTCCTCGGAAGGGGGCCAGCACCCTATGATGGACGGCTTCGAGTAA